A region of Ferruginibacter albus DNA encodes the following proteins:
- a CDS encoding ComEA family DNA-binding protein: MRRAYSLLLVLFLAGSGVKAQVADSIPDVQDNPVLDQQLENATSNSDDNATEDDSYIQLLRQYARNRLNLNTATAEEMEDLQLLSPLQIENIISYRKVFGKFLSIYELQAIPTLDVATIAQILPYVTVNTNADVLATLGQRFKGGNSSLLVRETRVLEKSRGYTDYPKGDSSDHIYPGSPDHLLLRYKYNYKNLLQYGFTAEKDAGEELFKGSQKQGFDFYSAHLFARNIGIIKALALGDFTVNLGQGLTQWQSLAFGKSAANVMNIKRQSPVLRPYSSPGEVLFNRGAGITLGKNNFEATVFGSYRKIDGSINSGADTLTQDDYFSSIDVDGYHRTKTELANKNVIGQTSFGGNLSYNKDNFHIGINAVRYIFSTALAKGTDSFSTAPYNLYRSIGDKFGNYSVDYSYTYRNMHFFGEAATTSTNHYAFVDGLLISVDPTVDMSFLYRNISPSYQSIYGNPFIESSTPENEEGFYSGISIHPNRTWTISAYADFFKFPWLRFLVDAPSTGSDYQAQVSYTPNKQLQIYMRYRSETKPKNYNPDDLILNPVLPANIQNWRIDLSYKVSPVITFRARQESDWYKTSEDAEPETGFLMYADVLYNPKGSRLSGGVRLQYFETDSYNSRIYAFENTVLYGYSIPVFYGKGYRYYVNLNYDVSKRLSLWARWAQLIYKDQNTIGSGYDIIQGNTKSEVTLQGIYRF; encoded by the coding sequence ATGAGAAGGGCTTATAGTTTGTTATTGGTGTTGTTTTTAGCCGGTTCCGGTGTAAAAGCACAGGTGGCAGATTCTATACCGGATGTGCAGGATAATCCTGTATTGGATCAGCAATTAGAAAACGCCACTTCTAATAGTGACGACAATGCAACAGAAGATGATTCTTATATTCAGCTATTGCGCCAATATGCACGCAATCGCTTAAACTTAAATACCGCCACTGCAGAAGAAATGGAAGATTTGCAATTGCTTTCTCCTTTGCAAATTGAAAATATCATTTCTTACAGAAAAGTATTTGGCAAATTTCTCAGCATATATGAATTACAGGCAATACCCACATTAGATGTAGCCACCATTGCTCAAATACTTCCTTATGTTACTGTAAATACAAATGCTGATGTATTGGCAACATTAGGGCAACGATTTAAAGGCGGCAACAGTTCTTTATTGGTAAGAGAAACCCGTGTGTTGGAAAAATCAAGAGGTTATACCGATTACCCTAAAGGGGATAGCAGCGATCATATTTATCCCGGCTCACCTGATCATCTATTGCTTCGCTATAAATACAATTACAAAAATTTATTGCAGTACGGTTTTACGGCAGAGAAAGATGCGGGTGAAGAATTATTTAAAGGAAGTCAAAAGCAAGGATTTGATTTTTATTCCGCACATTTATTTGCAAGAAATATCGGTATTATAAAAGCATTGGCATTAGGCGATTTTACAGTGAACCTGGGACAAGGTTTAACACAATGGCAAAGCCTGGCATTTGGTAAAAGTGCCGCCAACGTAATGAATATAAAAAGACAATCACCTGTGTTGCGGCCTTATAGCTCGCCGGGTGAAGTGTTGTTTAATCGTGGTGCAGGAATAACATTAGGCAAAAATAATTTTGAAGCAACGGTATTTGGTTCTTACAGAAAAATAGATGGAAGCATTAACAGCGGTGCAGACACGCTAACACAAGATGATTATTTTTCAAGCATTGATGTGGATGGCTACCATCGTACCAAAACAGAATTAGCAAATAAAAATGTTATAGGGCAAACAAGCTTTGGTGGAAATTTATCGTACAATAAAGATAACTTTCATATAGGCATCAATGCAGTACGGTATATATTTAGTACAGCTTTGGCAAAAGGCACAGATTCTTTTTCAACAGCACCCTATAATTTATATCGCTCCATCGGAGATAAGTTTGGCAACTATAGCGTGGATTATAGTTATACTTACAGAAACATGCATTTCTTTGGAGAAGCAGCCACTACCAGCACCAACCATTATGCATTTGTAGATGGATTATTGATCAGTGTTGATCCAACGGTTGATATGAGCTTCCTGTACCGGAATATTTCTCCTTCGTATCAATCGATCTATGGCAATCCTTTTATTGAAAGCTCTACACCTGAAAATGAAGAAGGCTTTTATAGCGGCATATCTATTCATCCTAACAGAACATGGACAATAAGCGCTTACGCAGATTTTTTTAAGTTTCCATGGTTACGGTTTTTGGTAGATGCTCCATCTACAGGCAGCGACTACCAGGCACAAGTGAGTTATACACCTAATAAGCAATTGCAGATATACATGCGTTACCGCTCGGAAACCAAGCCCAAGAACTATAATCCTGATGATCTTATTTTAAATCCTGTTCTGCCTGCCAACATACAAAACTGGCGCATCGATCTAAGCTATAAAGTATCACCTGTTATCACATTTAGGGCAAGACAGGAATCGGATTGGTATAAAACCAGTGAAGATGCGGAGCCCGAAACAGGCTTTTTAATGTATGCGGATGTTTTGTATAACCCTAAAGGTAGCCGCCTAAGTGGTGGTGTACGTTTACAATATTTTGAAACAGATAGTTATAACTCAAGAATATATGCCTTTGAGAATACAGTGTTGTACGGTTATTCCATTCCTGTTTTTTATGGTAAAGGCTATCGTTATTATGTCAATCTTAATTATGATGTAAGCAAACGACTTTCTTTATGGGCAAGATGGGCACAGTTGATCTATAAGGATCAAAACACCATCGGTAGCGGCTACGACATAATTCAAGGCAACACAAAGTCAGAAGTTACGCTACAGGGGATTTATCGTTTCTAG
- a CDS encoding 7-carboxy-7-deazaguanine synthase QueE — protein MEHFYTIQGEGYHQGKAAYFIRLGGCDVGCVWCDVKDSWDATKHPVLDIDELISNIEKDIKRQTSEVRHEVDLTSHVSPIAVITGGEPLLHDLTYLTSALKEKGFQTNIETSGSSPLSGTWDWICLSPKKFKAPLNEVVAAANELKVVIFNKSDFDWAEKYAALVSPTCKLYLQPEWDKAAVITPLIIDYVKAHPKWELSLQIHKYINVP, from the coding sequence ATGGAACACTTCTACACCATCCAGGGTGAAGGTTACCATCAAGGCAAAGCGGCTTATTTTATCCGCCTTGGCGGCTGCGACGTAGGTTGTGTTTGGTGTGACGTAAAAGACAGTTGGGATGCAACAAAGCATCCCGTATTGGATATTGATGAACTGATATCGAATATTGAAAAAGATATCAAACGTCAAACGTCAGAGGTGAGACATGAAGTTGATCTTACTTCTCACGTTTCTCCTATTGCAGTCATAACCGGTGGCGAACCATTATTGCATGATCTAACCTATCTCACATCGGCTTTAAAAGAAAAAGGTTTTCAAACAAACATTGAAACGTCCGGCTCTTCGCCGTTAAGCGGCACATGGGATTGGATCTGTTTATCACCTAAAAAATTTAAAGCACCATTAAACGAAGTAGTTGCAGCAGCCAATGAATTAAAAGTAGTCATCTTCAATAAATCGGATTTTGATTGGGCTGAAAAATATGCCGCATTGGTTTCACCAACTTGTAAATTATACCTTCAACCCGAATGGGATAAAGCCGCTGTTATCACTCCACTTATTATTGACTATGTTAAAGCCCATCCAAAATGGGAACTGTCTTTACAGATACATAAATACATTAACGTACCTTAG
- a CDS encoding bifunctional 5,10-methylenetetrahydrofolate dehydrogenase/5,10-methenyltetrahydrofolate cyclohydrolase — translation MQLLDGKLVSQSIKDSLKTKLIEAQSKGAKIPHLAAILVGNNGASETYVASKVKNCAEIGFKSTLIRLEESIDEEKLIDAIQQLNADNDIDGILVQLPLPKHINEEKIINVIHPGKDVDGFHPISVGKLVQGLPTFVSATPYGIMLMLEHYNIETKGKHAVVIGRSNIVGRPASILLSRNTNPGNCTVTLCHSHTKNLKELCLQADIIVAALGKPGFLTADMVKENAVVVDVGITRVPDAAKKSGFAIKGDVDFANVAPKCSYITPVPGGVGLMTIAALLMNTYNASLQK, via the coding sequence ATGCAATTATTAGATGGAAAACTCGTATCGCAGTCAATAAAAGATTCACTAAAAACAAAACTCATTGAAGCGCAGTCCAAAGGCGCTAAAATACCGCACCTGGCAGCAATACTGGTAGGTAATAACGGCGCCAGTGAAACATATGTAGCCAGTAAAGTTAAAAACTGTGCTGAAATTGGTTTCAAAAGCACGCTTATACGTTTAGAAGAAAGTATTGACGAGGAAAAATTGATCGACGCCATTCAACAATTAAATGCCGACAATGACATTGATGGTATATTGGTTCAATTGCCTTTACCCAAACACATCAACGAAGAAAAAATAATCAATGTTATTCATCCGGGTAAAGATGTAGATGGATTTCACCCCATAAGCGTTGGAAAATTAGTACAGGGCTTACCAACCTTTGTGTCTGCAACACCTTATGGAATAATGTTGATGTTGGAACATTACAATATTGAAACCAAAGGAAAACATGCTGTAGTAATAGGAAGAAGTAATATTGTGGGTCGTCCCGCAAGTATTTTATTAAGCAGGAATACCAACCCGGGAAACTGTACCGTTACACTATGCCATAGTCATACCAAAAACTTAAAAGAGCTTTGTTTGCAGGCAGATATAATTGTAGCAGCATTGGGCAAACCTGGCTTTTTAACTGCTGACATGGTAAAAGAAAATGCAGTAGTGGTAGATGTAGGAATAACAAGGGTTCCTGATGCTGCAAAAAAATCGGGCTTTGCTATTAAGGGCGATGTAGACTTTGCCAATGTTGCACCTAAATGCAGTTATATTACTCCTGTTCCCGGTGGCGTTGGATTAATGACCATTGCGGCATTGCTGATGAATACATACAATGCTTCGTTACAGAAATAA
- a CDS encoding T9SS type A sorting domain-containing protein translates to MKQKFHANQAVSKVIILITCFLLVMIYNRSKAGDHDPVFTKTSLKKSAVLFKQNADRKELTVLVKADIASPLQLYFFSADGTLIKQIAINKETETTLTDLQKGTYLYQCFSNDYQLQSGKLTLEYK, encoded by the coding sequence ATGAAACAGAAATTTCATGCAAATCAAGCCGTTTCAAAAGTTATAATACTTATTACGTGCTTTTTGCTGGTAATGATTTACAACCGCTCAAAAGCGGGCGATCACGACCCGGTTTTCACAAAAACAAGTTTAAAAAAATCTGCTGTTTTATTTAAGCAAAACGCAGATAGAAAAGAATTGACCGTATTGGTAAAGGCAGATATTGCCTCCCCATTACAACTGTATTTCTTTTCAGCTGATGGCACTTTGATCAAACAAATAGCCATCAACAAAGAAACTGAAACAACGCTGACAGACTTACAAAAAGGAACGTACTTGTACCAATGTTTCAGCAACGATTATCAGTTACAAAGCGGAAAGCTAACCCTGGAATATAAATAA
- a CDS encoding DUF3467 domain-containing protein: MSNNKNEPQPNQINIEISEEMSEGQYANLAIITHSHAEFVIDFVNVMPGTPKSKVKSRIVLTPFHAKRFMKAITDNIKKFEAVNGTIQDMEAVEIPFTFGGPTAQA, translated from the coding sequence ATGAGCAACAATAAGAACGAACCGCAGCCAAATCAAATCAATATAGAAATTTCTGAAGAAATGTCCGAAGGGCAATATGCAAACCTTGCTATTATTACACACAGTCATGCAGAGTTTGTAATTGATTTTGTGAACGTGATGCCCGGTACTCCAAAAAGCAAAGTAAAAAGCCGTATTGTATTAACGCCATTTCATGCAAAGCGCTTTATGAAAGCCATTACCGATAACATTAAAAAGTTTGAAGCAGTAAATGGAACTATCCAGGATATGGAAGCAGTAGAAATTCCATTTACATTCGGCGGACCAACAGCACAAGCATAG
- a CDS encoding PorV/PorQ family protein, with protein MRKFAFYPLLGLLFIPVIISAQSLREPISAIYLGLSAYSTQHTDVFSFTNNQAALAQQKDVSVGVYGERRFMLQETSVYTAAAAFATSKGNFGIDLKYAGFSDYNENQLGVAYARSLGKNLDVGIQFNYYGYSITSYGSNSAINFEAGAIAHLTDQLNAGIHIYNPVGGSFSKGDEKLTSAYSFGLGYEPSNQFYISMEAVKEEGYPINVNSGVQYQFDKIFFARAGISSGTSSYYAGAGVGWSNYRLDVSCSFHPQLGLSPGLLFIANFGKKKDEKGL; from the coding sequence TTGAGAAAATTTGCGTTTTACCCCTTGCTTGGACTGCTGTTTATTCCCGTTATAATATCTGCACAATCGTTACGAGAGCCGATCTCTGCGATCTATCTTGGATTAAGTGCATATAGCACGCAGCACACGGATGTGTTTTCTTTTACAAATAACCAGGCAGCATTGGCACAACAAAAAGATGTTTCCGTAGGTGTGTATGGTGAAAGAAGATTTATGCTACAGGAAACAAGTGTATATACAGCTGCTGCAGCATTTGCAACGTCCAAAGGGAATTTTGGTATAGATCTTAAGTATGCAGGTTTCTCCGATTATAATGAAAACCAGCTTGGAGTAGCCTATGCAAGAAGCTTAGGCAAAAACCTGGATGTAGGTATTCAGTTTAATTATTACGGGTATAGCATAACGAGTTACGGAAGTAACAGTGCTATTAATTTTGAAGCCGGTGCCATTGCACATTTAACCGACCAGCTAAATGCAGGTATTCATATTTATAATCCAGTAGGAGGAAGCTTTTCTAAAGGAGATGAAAAATTAACCTCTGCCTATTCTTTTGGATTGGGTTACGAACCGTCCAACCAGTTTTATATAAGCATGGAAGCAGTGAAAGAAGAGGGTTATCCCATTAATGTCAATTCAGGAGTACAATACCAGTTTGATAAAATATTTTTTGCACGGGCAGGCATTTCTTCGGGTACATCGAGTTATTATGCCGGCGCCGGAGTTGGCTGGAGCAATTACCGGTTAGATGTCAGTTGTAGTTTTCACCCGCAATTAGGATTATCCCCGGGTTTATTATTCATTGCAAATTTTGGTAAAAAGAAAGATGAGAAGGGCTTATAG
- the uvrA gene encoding excinuclease ABC subunit UvrA has product MAKEKKASQPVEQNDLIEVFGAREHNLKNIDIKIPKNKLVVFTGVSGSGKSSLAFDTIYNEGQRRYMESFSAYARQFVGDMERPDVDKITGLSPVISIEQKTTNKNPRSTVGTVTEIYDFLRLLFARVGEAYSYNTGKRMVKFSEEEIVENIFKKFRDKKISLLAPLVRGRKGHYRELFEDIRKKGYLKVRIDGEVKDLTPKMQVDRYKIHDIEVVVDRLAVTDDMKVRLSQSVQKTLQIGKELMFVLLNDDDTLAVYSKQLMCEDTGISYEEPSPNSFSFNSPYGACPVCKGLGNVYTIDMDEVIPDKSKSVRDGAIVPLGEEREASVFKQVVDFAKKNKISLDKPIKDLTPTQLNLLLHGDKGINPELEMDMSDETVPEFYTGSYEGIVPMLKRWFSSPASTDHLRDWVEQFMELKTCGTCSGTRLKKESIWFKIDKRNIAELSDMNLDNLAAWFDGVELRLDDKQNAIAKDVLKEIRERLQFLLDVGLTYLMLNRPSRTLSGGESQRIRLATQIGSQLQGITYVLDEPSIGLHQRDNHRLITSLQNLRDIGNSVLVVEHDKDIMLAADHLIDIGPRAGKYGGQIVTQGTPQTVLDSNSDTAQYLHGKKKIEVPKERRKGNGKFIELKGVKGNNLKNVSVKFPLGKLILVTGVSGSGKSTLINDTLYPLLSHYCYGSKATPLEYSSIKGLENIDKVIEIDQAPIGRTPRSNPATYCGFFTDIRTLFASVPEAKIRGYNAGRFSFNVKSGRCDVCEGGGMRVIEMNFLPDVYVHCEKCNGKRYNRETLEIRYKGKSISDVLDMTVDEAVEFFQPVPFIYRKIKVLQEVGLGYITLGQSAVTLSGGEAQRVKLSTELGKKDTGKTFYILDEPTTGLHFQDIQHLIDVITKLVDRGNTVLVIEHNMDVIKVADHIIDIGPEGGDGGGQVLFEGLPEDLIKVKESYTGLYLKEELK; this is encoded by the coding sequence ATGGCAAAAGAAAAAAAGGCTTCGCAACCGGTAGAGCAAAATGATCTGATTGAAGTGTTTGGTGCAAGGGAGCATAACCTGAAGAATATCGATATTAAAATTCCGAAGAACAAGTTAGTAGTGTTTACAGGTGTTAGCGGTAGTGGAAAATCTTCGCTGGCATTTGATACTATTTATAATGAAGGGCAACGCCGTTATATGGAAAGCTTTTCGGCATATGCCCGCCAGTTTGTTGGCGATATGGAGCGCCCGGATGTAGACAAGATAACAGGACTTTCCCCGGTGATTTCCATCGAACAAAAAACCACCAATAAAAACCCACGAAGCACTGTTGGTACCGTTACCGAAATATATGATTTTCTGCGCTTATTGTTTGCAAGAGTAGGAGAAGCGTACAGCTACAATACCGGCAAACGAATGGTGAAGTTTAGTGAAGAAGAGATAGTAGAGAACATCTTTAAAAAATTCCGCGATAAAAAAATATCATTATTGGCTCCTTTGGTAAGAGGACGTAAAGGGCATTACCGTGAACTCTTTGAAGACATTCGCAAGAAAGGATATTTAAAGGTTCGTATTGATGGAGAAGTAAAAGACCTTACTCCAAAAATGCAGGTAGATCGATATAAAATTCACGATATAGAGGTAGTTGTAGATAGGTTGGCTGTTACCGATGATATGAAAGTACGCTTAAGCCAAAGCGTACAAAAAACATTGCAAATTGGTAAAGAGCTCATGTTTGTTTTATTGAATGATGATGATACATTGGCTGTTTACAGTAAACAATTAATGTGTGAAGATACCGGCATCAGTTACGAAGAACCTTCTCCTAACAGTTTTTCATTCAACTCTCCCTATGGAGCTTGTCCTGTTTGTAAAGGATTAGGAAATGTTTACACGATCGATATGGATGAAGTGATTCCGGATAAATCAAAAAGTGTAAGAGATGGTGCCATTGTACCATTGGGTGAAGAAAGAGAAGCAAGTGTTTTTAAGCAAGTGGTTGATTTTGCAAAGAAAAATAAGATCAGTTTAGATAAGCCGATAAAAGATCTAACACCAACACAATTGAATTTATTGTTACACGGTGATAAAGGAATTAACCCTGAGCTGGAAATGGACATGAGTGATGAAACGGTTCCTGAATTTTACACCGGCAGTTATGAAGGTATTGTTCCAATGTTGAAACGTTGGTTTTCATCTCCTGCAAGTACCGATCATTTACGTGATTGGGTAGAGCAGTTTATGGAATTAAAAACCTGTGGTACTTGTAGCGGTACAAGGCTGAAAAAAGAAAGCATCTGGTTTAAGATCGATAAAAGAAATATTGCTGAGCTAAGCGATATGAATTTAGATAACCTCGCTGCCTGGTTTGATGGAGTTGAATTGCGTTTGGATGACAAGCAAAATGCCATAGCTAAGGATGTATTGAAAGAAATAAGAGAGCGCTTACAGTTTTTATTAGATGTTGGATTAACATATCTCATGTTAAATCGTCCTTCCAGAACATTGAGTGGTGGCGAATCGCAGCGCATACGTTTAGCAACGCAGATCGGCTCACAATTACAAGGCATTACTTATGTATTAGATGAACCAAGCATTGGCTTGCATCAAAGAGATAATCATCGATTGATAACATCCCTGCAAAATCTGCGGGATATTGGTAATAGTGTATTAGTAGTAGAACACGATAAGGACATTATGTTAGCTGCCGATCATTTAATAGATATTGGTCCACGTGCGGGTAAGTATGGCGGCCAAATTGTAACACAAGGAACACCGCAAACTGTTTTAGATTCTAATTCTGATACCGCACAATACTTACACGGCAAGAAAAAAATTGAAGTGCCGAAAGAAAGAAGAAAAGGCAACGGAAAATTTATTGAGCTGAAAGGAGTAAAAGGGAACAATCTTAAAAATGTCAGTGTAAAATTTCCTCTCGGAAAATTAATATTGGTAACAGGTGTAAGCGGTAGCGGAAAATCTACTTTGATCAATGATACGCTGTATCCGTTATTAAGTCATTATTGTTACGGATCAAAAGCTACGCCTTTAGAATATAGCAGCATCAAAGGTTTGGAGAATATAGACAAAGTAATTGAAATAGACCAGGCACCGATCGGCCGAACACCACGCAGCAATCCGGCAACTTATTGCGGCTTCTTTACGGATATAAGAACATTGTTTGCATCAGTGCCTGAAGCAAAGATTCGGGGTTACAATGCAGGGCGTTTTTCATTTAATGTAAAATCCGGAAGATGTGATGTTTGCGAAGGCGGCGGTATGCGTGTGATCGAAATGAATTTTTTGCCCGACGTTTATGTGCATTGTGAAAAGTGTAATGGCAAACGTTACAATAGAGAAACATTAGAGATTCGTTACAAAGGAAAATCCATCAGTGATGTACTGGATATGACAGTGGATGAAGCGGTTGAATTTTTTCAACCTGTGCCTTTTATCTATCGTAAAATAAAAGTATTGCAAGAGGTAGGGCTTGGCTATATAACACTTGGGCAAAGTGCTGTAACATTGAGCGGCGGCGAAGCACAACGTGTAAAACTAAGTACAGAATTAGGAAAGAAAGATACCGGTAAAACTTTTTACATCCTGGATGAACCTACAACAGGACTGCATTTTCAGGATATACAACATTTGATAGATGTTATCACAAAGTTGGTTGACAGAGGCAATACCGTTTTAGTAATTGAGCATAATATGGATGTTATAAAAGTAGCAGATCATATTATCGATATTGGTCCTGAAGGCGGCGATGGTGGCGGACAGGTTTTGTTTGAAGGGCTTCCGGAAGATCTGATTAAAGTAAAAGAAAGTTATACAGGATTGTATCTGAAAGAAGAATTAAAATAG
- a CDS encoding OmpA family protein, which produces MKKKSFKLLLLIFHVTLFTLHTNAQWYDPDKVNKKVGDLYAQGVQEAQYGNYAEALTWINKAIAIDKKFVDGYLSRAGIYSALKNYRSSMTDFETAFKLDSVYTYEYHLPYSISLAGDGQFERALEAVNIFLRSDKINEQSIKAGNYRKRTYEFAIDYKKKHSDNNYVFAPKNLGDSVNTKFAEYWPSITVDGKRLVFTRRLRDADEDFFESDLINGTWSNATSLSGKVNTNLNEGAQNISQDGEWLVFTGCNYPEGYGSCDLYISHKTKDGWSEGQNLGPAINTDAWETSPSLSPDKKDLYFASNRRGGYGKSDIWVTHHLANGDWSAPENLGSGINTEGDEGCPFMYADNQTLFFSSNNWDGYGSTDLFYSKKLNDTTWSTPQNLGYPINTIDDEGSLIVAADGKTAYYASDRSDSKGQLDIYSFDLREDIRPPKTLWVKGKVFDAKTKAGLPSSVQLTDIVTRQIISDVQTNEVGDYLATLPVGKDYAFNVNRKGYLFYSSNYNININTTDSFFTADIPLQPIEAGAKIILNNIFFDSKQSTLKSGSLIELDKVVQLMDDNPKLVILISGYTDNVGKDADNLKLSNDRALAVVNYLLSSKKIAKERLQYKGFGASNPIADNTTEEGKAQNRRTELTVISN; this is translated from the coding sequence ATGAAAAAGAAATCGTTCAAATTACTTCTCCTTATATTTCACGTTACACTTTTCACACTTCACACTAATGCACAATGGTATGATCCTGATAAAGTAAATAAAAAAGTGGGCGACTTATATGCACAAGGCGTGCAGGAAGCACAATACGGGAATTATGCAGAAGCATTAACCTGGATAAACAAGGCTATAGCAATCGATAAAAAATTTGTTGACGGATATTTATCAAGAGCGGGCATTTATTCGGCGTTAAAAAATTACAGATCGTCCATGACCGATTTTGAAACTGCTTTTAAATTAGATTCTGTTTATACATATGAATATCATCTTCCCTATTCCATTTCTTTGGCTGGTGACGGACAATTTGAAAGAGCGCTGGAAGCTGTGAATATATTTTTAAGATCCGATAAAATAAATGAACAAAGCATAAAAGCGGGTAACTATCGTAAACGCACATACGAATTTGCAATTGATTATAAAAAGAAACATTCCGACAATAACTATGTTTTTGCCCCAAAGAATTTGGGCGACAGCGTTAATACAAAATTTGCCGAATATTGGCCATCAATAACTGTTGATGGCAAACGACTGGTTTTTACTCGAAGGCTAAGAGATGCAGACGAAGATTTTTTTGAAAGCGATCTTATTAATGGCACATGGAGCAATGCAACATCTTTATCAGGAAAAGTAAATACGAATTTAAATGAAGGCGCACAGAATATTTCCCAGGATGGCGAATGGCTTGTTTTCACCGGCTGTAATTATCCCGAAGGATATGGGAGTTGCGACCTGTACATTTCTCATAAAACAAAAGACGGCTGGAGCGAAGGACAAAATCTTGGACCGGCTATAAATACAGATGCATGGGAAACATCTCCATCCTTATCTCCTGATAAAAAAGACCTGTACTTTGCCAGCAATCGCAGAGGCGGGTATGGTAAAAGTGATATATGGGTAACACATCACTTAGCAAATGGCGATTGGTCTGCTCCGGAAAATCTTGGATCTGGCATTAATACAGAAGGCGATGAAGGATGTCCTTTTATGTATGCAGATAATCAAACATTATTTTTTAGCAGCAACAACTGGGATGGTTATGGCAGTACAGACTTGTTCTATTCTAAAAAATTAAATGACACTACCTGGAGCACACCTCAAAACCTCGGCTATCCTATCAATACGATTGATGATGAAGGCTCTTTAATTGTTGCAGCTGATGGCAAAACAGCTTATTATGCCAGCGATAGAAGCGATAGCAAAGGGCAATTGGATATATATAGTTTTGATCTGAGAGAAGACATCCGTCCGCCAAAAACATTATGGGTAAAAGGTAAAGTGTTCGATGCAAAAACAAAAGCAGGCTTACCTTCATCTGTACAACTAACCGATATCGTCACAAGGCAGATCATTAGCGATGTACAAACAAATGAAGTAGGCGATTATTTAGCTACGCTTCCCGTAGGAAAAGATTATGCGTTCAATGTAAACAGGAAGGGATATTTATTCTATTCTTCCAATTATAACATCAACATAAATACTACGGATTCCTTCTTTACTGCCGATATTCCGCTACAACCAATTGAGGCAGGAGCAAAGATCATTTTAAATAATATTTTCTTCGATTCTAAACAAAGCACGCTAAAATCCGGTTCCTTAATTGAGCTAGATAAAGTAGTTCAACTGATGGATGACAATCCCAAGCTGGTGATCCTAATAAGTGGTTATACCGATAATGTTGGTAAAGATGCAGACAACTTAAAGCTTTCTAACGATAGAGCCTTAGCGGTAGTCAACTATCTCTTATCAAGTAAAAAAATTGCGAAAGAAAGATTACAATACAAAGGTTTTGGTGCTTCTAATCCTATTGCAGATAATACAACAGAAGAAGGCAAAGCTCAGAACCGAAGAACGGAATTAACAGTCATCAGTAACTAA